From a region of the Streptacidiphilus albus JL83 genome:
- a CDS encoding trimeric intracellular cation channel family protein, translating into MTTSRLFSPDLQQTLDLIGIFVFALSGGLLAVRKNLDIFGIAVLAEATALGGGLLRDLIIGAVPPAAFQNRGYFFTPLVATAVVFFLHPEVARINNAVQFLDALGLGLFCVTGTAKAHDYGLSSVAAVALGVVTAAGGGVVRDLLVSEVPSLLRWDRSLYAVPALVGSILTAVLITVHDFDAVTGTTAALVAFTVRMLALRYEWRAPRAWHRGSSSSGEEESG; encoded by the coding sequence GTGACCACCTCGCGCCTCTTCTCGCCCGATCTGCAGCAGACGCTCGACCTGATCGGGATCTTCGTCTTCGCGCTCTCCGGCGGGCTGCTCGCCGTGCGCAAGAACCTGGACATCTTCGGCATCGCGGTCCTCGCCGAGGCGACCGCCCTCGGCGGGGGACTGCTGCGCGACCTGATCATCGGAGCGGTGCCCCCGGCGGCCTTCCAGAACCGGGGGTACTTCTTCACCCCGCTGGTCGCCACCGCGGTGGTCTTCTTCCTCCATCCGGAGGTGGCCCGGATCAACAACGCGGTGCAGTTCCTGGACGCCCTCGGGCTCGGCCTGTTCTGCGTCACCGGCACCGCCAAGGCGCACGACTACGGGCTCAGTTCGGTCGCCGCCGTCGCCCTCGGGGTGGTCACCGCGGCCGGCGGCGGCGTCGTCCGCGACCTGCTGGTCAGCGAGGTGCCCTCGCTGCTGCGCTGGGACCGCTCGCTCTACGCGGTTCCGGCCCTGGTCGGCTCGATCCTCACGGCGGTGCTGATCACCGTCCACGACTTCGACGCCGTCACCGGCACCACCGCCGCGCTGGTCGCCTTCACCGTGCGGATGCTGGCGCTGCGCTACGAGTGGCGGGCGCCGCGCGCCTGGCACCGGGGCAGCAGCTCCAGCGGCGAGGAGGAGTCGGGCTGA
- a CDS encoding IclR family transcriptional regulator, whose amino-acid sequence MAQTVDRALVILASLAEGPASLEQAANRIGVHKSTALRLLRTLEEHGFVHRQSDYRYRLGGKLFSLAQLALESIDVRVVAAPHLAALNERCGHTVHLAVYEDGEVVYVDKLESRYPVRMYSRIGKRASLTASAVGKVLLADLPEARRREVVEALEYPAYTARSLRTPMELRAELEQVRAQGWAMDRSEYEETVNCIAVPIRGVDGRTIAACSISTPTVVAPMATLRRLVPELMRTAEAVSQEYGGRG is encoded by the coding sequence ATGGCGCAGACAGTGGACAGGGCCCTGGTCATCCTGGCCTCCCTGGCGGAGGGACCCGCCTCGCTGGAGCAGGCGGCGAACCGGATCGGGGTGCACAAGTCCACCGCCCTGCGGCTGCTGCGCACGCTGGAGGAGCACGGCTTCGTGCACCGGCAGTCCGACTACCGCTACCGGCTCGGCGGCAAGCTGTTCTCGCTGGCGCAGCTGGCGCTGGAGAGCATCGACGTCCGGGTGGTGGCCGCGCCGCACCTGGCGGCGCTGAACGAGCGCTGCGGCCACACCGTGCACCTGGCGGTGTACGAGGACGGCGAGGTGGTCTACGTCGACAAGCTGGAGAGCCGCTACCCGGTCCGGATGTACTCGCGGATCGGCAAGCGCGCCTCGCTGACCGCCTCCGCCGTCGGCAAGGTGCTGCTGGCCGACCTGCCGGAGGCCAGGCGGCGGGAGGTGGTGGAGGCGCTGGAGTACCCCGCCTACACGGCGCGCTCGCTGCGGACGCCGATGGAGCTGCGGGCGGAGCTGGAACAGGTCCGGGCCCAGGGCTGGGCGATGGACCGCAGCGAGTACGAGGAGACGGTGAACTGCATCGCGGTGCCGATCCGGGGGGTGGACGGCCGGACCATCGCGGCCTGCTCGATCTCCACCCCGACGGTGGTGGCGCCGATGGCCACGCTGCGGCGACTGGTCCCGGAGCTGATGCGGACCGCCGAGGCGGTCTCCCAGGAGTACGGCGGCCGGGGCTGA
- a CDS encoding cysteine desulfurase family protein, with product MPYLDHAATTPMLPEAVLAMTEHLGSTGNASSLHAAGRRARRVIEESRETLALALGARPSEVVLTGGGTESDNLAVKGLYWARRNADPARVRVLCSPVEHHAVLDAVEWLALHEGARIDWLPVDGYGRVHPEALRAAIEADPTDVALVTVMWANNEVGTIQPITELAAVAQEFGVPMHADAVQAFGQLPLSFADSGLDALTVTGHKIGGPYGVGALVLARSATPVPLLHGGGQERDVRSGTLDVPAAAGFAAAAEIAVARRPEYAVSVAALRDTLVAGVLAAVPDAVLNGEPAGPGRLPASAHFSFPGCEGDALLMLLDARGIECSTGSACSAGVPQPSHVLLAMGVEPALARASLRFSLGHTSTEGDVAALLDAIGPVVDRARMAGAAARR from the coding sequence ATGCCCTATCTCGACCACGCGGCGACCACGCCGATGCTGCCCGAAGCGGTCCTCGCGATGACCGAGCACCTCGGCAGCACCGGGAACGCCTCCTCCCTCCACGCCGCCGGCCGCCGCGCCCGCCGCGTCATCGAGGAGTCCCGGGAAACCCTTGCCCTGGCCCTCGGCGCGCGCCCCAGCGAGGTCGTCCTCACCGGCGGCGGCACCGAGTCCGACAACCTCGCCGTGAAGGGCCTTTACTGGGCCCGCCGCAACGCCGACCCGGCGCGGGTCCGGGTGCTGTGCAGTCCGGTCGAGCACCACGCCGTGCTGGACGCGGTCGAATGGCTCGCCCTGCACGAGGGCGCCAGGATCGACTGGCTGCCGGTCGACGGCTACGGCCGGGTCCACCCCGAGGCCCTGCGGGCGGCCATCGAGGCCGACCCGACGGACGTCGCCCTGGTCACCGTGATGTGGGCCAACAACGAGGTCGGCACCATCCAGCCGATCACCGAACTTGCGGCCGTCGCCCAGGAGTTCGGCGTGCCCATGCACGCCGACGCGGTCCAGGCCTTCGGCCAGCTGCCGCTCTCCTTCGCCGACTCCGGGCTGGACGCGCTCACCGTCACCGGCCACAAGATCGGCGGCCCCTACGGAGTCGGCGCGCTGGTGCTGGCCCGCTCGGCCACCCCGGTCCCGCTGCTGCACGGCGGCGGCCAGGAGCGCGACGTCCGCTCCGGCACCCTGGACGTCCCGGCCGCGGCCGGCTTCGCCGCCGCTGCGGAGATCGCGGTGGCCCGCCGCCCGGAGTACGCCGTCTCGGTGGCCGCGCTGCGCGACACCCTGGTCGCCGGGGTGCTCGCGGCGGTGCCGGACGCGGTCCTCAACGGCGAGCCGGCCGGTCCTGGCCGGCTCCCCGCCAGCGCGCACTTCTCCTTCCCCGGCTGCGAGGGCGACGCGCTGCTGATGCTGCTCGACGCCCGGGGCATCGAGTGCTCCACCGGCTCGGCCTGCTCGGCCGGCGTCCCCCAGCCCAGCCACGTGCTGCTGGCGATGGGCGTCGAACCGGCGCTGGCCCGGGCCTCGCTCCGCTTCTCGCTCGGCCACACCTCCACCGAGGGCGACGTCGCGGCCCTGCTCGACGCCATCGGCCCGGTCGTCGACCGCGCCAGGATGGCCGGCGCGGCGGCCCGGCGGTAG
- the mnmA gene encoding tRNA 2-thiouridine(34) synthase MnmA: MNDFPGAPDESASALGGGRLRVLAAMSGGVDSAVAAARAAEAGHEVTGVHLALSSNPQSFRTGARGCCTLEDARDARRAADVIGIPFYVWDLAERFREDVIDDFVAEYAAGRTPNPCLRCNEKIKFAALLDKAVALGFDAVCTGHYAQIVTTAEGLRQLHRAVDPAKDQSYVLGVLDEDQLAHAMFPLGDTPKEQVRVEAERRGLAVAKKPDSHDICFIADGDTQGFLERRLGTRPGEIVDVDGTRLGEHSGAYGFTIGQRKGLKIGHPAADGKPRYVLDISPVDNRVTVGPVEALDVRALTGIRPRWCGPAPVGAAEYTAQLRAHGEPVPVAAEVVDGELRVELAEAARGIAPGQAVVLYQGTRVVGSATIATTSSDPALAR, translated from the coding sequence ATGAATGACTTTCCTGGTGCCCCTGACGAATCCGCCTCCGCCCTCGGCGGGGGGCGGCTGCGTGTGCTCGCCGCGATGTCCGGGGGCGTGGACTCCGCCGTCGCCGCCGCCCGCGCCGCCGAGGCCGGCCACGAGGTGACCGGCGTCCACCTGGCGCTGTCCAGCAACCCGCAGTCGTTCCGCACCGGCGCGCGCGGCTGCTGCACGCTGGAGGACGCCCGCGACGCGCGCCGGGCGGCCGACGTCATCGGCATCCCCTTCTACGTCTGGGACCTGGCCGAGCGCTTCCGTGAGGACGTCATCGACGACTTCGTCGCCGAGTACGCCGCCGGGCGCACCCCCAACCCCTGCCTGCGCTGCAACGAGAAGATCAAGTTCGCGGCGCTGCTGGACAAGGCCGTCGCGCTGGGCTTCGACGCCGTCTGCACCGGCCACTACGCCCAGATCGTCACCACCGCCGAGGGCCTGCGCCAGCTGCACCGCGCGGTCGACCCGGCCAAGGACCAGTCCTACGTCCTCGGCGTGCTCGACGAGGACCAGCTCGCGCACGCCATGTTCCCGCTCGGGGACACCCCCAAGGAGCAGGTCCGGGTGGAGGCCGAGCGGCGCGGCCTCGCCGTCGCCAAGAAGCCCGACAGCCACGACATCTGCTTCATCGCCGACGGCGACACCCAGGGCTTCCTGGAGCGCCGGCTCGGCACCCGGCCCGGCGAGATCGTGGATGTCGACGGCACCCGGCTGGGCGAGCACAGCGGCGCCTACGGCTTCACCATCGGCCAGCGCAAGGGGCTGAAGATCGGCCACCCGGCCGCCGACGGCAAGCCCCGCTACGTGCTGGACATCTCGCCGGTCGACAACCGGGTCACCGTCGGCCCGGTCGAGGCGCTGGACGTCCGCGCGCTCACCGGGATCCGGCCGCGCTGGTGCGGACCCGCGCCGGTCGGCGCCGCCGAGTACACCGCGCAGCTGCGCGCGCACGGCGAGCCGGTCCCGGTCGCCGCCGAGGTGGTCGACGGCGAACTGCGGGTCGAACTGGCCGAGGCCGCCCGGGGGATCGCCCCCGGCCAGGCCGTGGTGCTCTACCAGGGCACCAGGGTCGTCGGCTCGGCGACCATCGCCACCACCTCGTCCGACCCGGCCCTGGCCCGCTGA
- a CDS encoding LOG family protein, whose protein sequence is MNITVFCSANKLDDRYTAPAAAFARLLGEQGHTLVWGGSDAGLMGVIADEARAGGGRLVGINVEMLAHRGYPDADEMVMTRDLAERKAQLLGRADAIAVLVGGVGTLDEVGEVIELKKHGAHGKPIVFLDTDGFYAGLRLQLERMEQDGFLPRALDTLVRFAADPAEALDYLVGSSG, encoded by the coding sequence GTGAACATCACCGTCTTCTGCTCCGCCAACAAGCTGGACGACCGCTACACCGCACCCGCCGCCGCCTTCGCCCGGCTGCTCGGCGAGCAGGGCCACACCCTGGTCTGGGGCGGCTCCGACGCCGGGCTGATGGGCGTGATCGCGGACGAGGCCAGGGCCGGCGGCGGACGGCTGGTCGGCATCAACGTGGAGATGCTGGCCCACCGGGGCTACCCGGACGCCGACGAGATGGTGATGACCCGCGACCTCGCCGAGCGCAAGGCGCAGCTGCTGGGGCGCGCCGACGCGATAGCCGTCCTGGTCGGCGGCGTCGGCACGCTGGACGAGGTCGGCGAGGTGATCGAGCTGAAGAAGCACGGCGCGCACGGCAAGCCGATCGTCTTCCTGGACACCGACGGCTTCTACGCCGGGCTGCGCCTCCAGCTGGAGCGGATGGAGCAGGACGGCTTCCTGCCCCGGGCGCTCGACACCCTGGTCCGCTTCGCCGCCGACCCGGCCGAGGCCCTCGACTACCTGGTCGGCTCCTCCGGCTGA
- a CDS encoding NAD(P)-binding protein, producing MTEAHPVGHMIVCGGDSLTHRLALELIHLYRERVTLIIPSLEDGHGPQLAALAREDGSVTVIAGRGPDETTLLAAGVEQATALALTMDDDSAVTQAALLAQGLNPRLRLVVRIFNSTLGQRLENLLNLVARDTSGSATLLSASDTATPALVSSAVPGRNQVIPIDSGTFSVVEQSLFEPPGPGIELALLAPRSDHAVGSGDAPLNTLLPSPAQVAAADSFGTRAVLRLRHDPDEPERPRSRIPRIPVGALFSRRLRLAGLAVATLITMLSVATWLVTRNSLPFSFYLVLMDVFGLGNPAVGAPLARQVLQLTAAFTGMMIMPLVLALVLENLGALNTATTLNRPLRTIADHIVVVGLGKVGTRVLEHLTDLRIPVVAVERNPDAPGLAQARDRRVPVVIGEISDPAVHRAARIARCQTLMALTSNDSVNLEAVLFAREQRPDLRVVLRLFDDSYASTVYRALRASYPQAPTRSRSVSYLAAPTFAAAMMGRQVLAAIPVERQMLLVATLTVRGRVALTELTVGESFRPGGWRVVAIQAPDGRLDWNPAPERLIEPDDRVIVVATREGLGLLLQRDAARLAPVPAPFPFLGAPQPGAAPQPPAPPQPLPGAPEPPHSGRFRRGGLPVPPLPRLPRAQPDAPYPPINEQELHADSRRVVARQRREREEVRPGGQPEAPQSEAVPQSEAVPQPEEPTR from the coding sequence GTGACCGAGGCACATCCGGTCGGGCACATGATCGTCTGCGGTGGCGACTCGCTGACGCACCGGCTGGCGCTGGAGCTGATCCACCTCTACCGCGAGCGGGTGACCCTGATCATCCCCAGCCTGGAGGACGGGCACGGCCCGCAGCTCGCCGCCCTGGCCCGGGAGGACGGCTCGGTCACGGTGATCGCCGGGCGCGGCCCGGACGAGACGACGCTGCTGGCGGCCGGCGTGGAGCAGGCCACCGCCCTCGCCCTGACCATGGACGACGACTCCGCCGTCACTCAGGCCGCGCTGCTGGCCCAGGGTTTGAACCCGCGGCTGCGGCTGGTGGTGCGGATCTTCAACAGCACCCTCGGCCAGCGGCTGGAGAACCTGCTCAACCTGGTCGCCCGGGACACTTCGGGATCGGCCACCCTGCTCTCCGCCTCCGACACCGCGACCCCGGCGCTGGTCTCCTCGGCCGTCCCCGGACGCAACCAGGTGATCCCGATCGACAGCGGCACCTTCTCGGTCGTCGAGCAGTCGCTGTTCGAGCCGCCGGGGCCCGGGATCGAACTGGCGCTGCTCGCCCCGCGCAGCGACCACGCGGTGGGCTCGGGCGACGCCCCGCTGAACACCCTGCTGCCCTCGCCGGCCCAGGTCGCCGCCGCCGACAGCTTCGGCACCCGGGCGGTGCTGAGGCTCCGGCACGACCCGGACGAGCCCGAACGCCCGCGCTCGCGGATCCCCCGGATACCGGTCGGGGCGCTCTTCTCCCGGCGGCTGCGGCTGGCCGGACTGGCCGTCGCCACCCTGATCACCATGCTCAGCGTGGCCACCTGGCTGGTGACCCGCAACTCGCTGCCGTTCTCGTTCTACCTGGTGCTGATGGACGTCTTCGGCCTCGGCAACCCCGCCGTCGGGGCCCCGCTGGCCCGGCAGGTCCTGCAGCTCACCGCGGCCTTCACCGGAATGATGATCATGCCACTGGTGCTCGCCCTGGTGCTGGAGAACCTGGGCGCGCTGAACACCGCCACCACCCTGAACCGGCCGCTGCGGACCATCGCCGACCACATCGTGGTGGTGGGCCTGGGCAAGGTCGGCACCCGGGTCCTGGAGCACCTCACCGACCTCCGGATCCCGGTGGTCGCGGTCGAGCGGAACCCGGACGCGCCAGGCCTCGCCCAGGCCCGGGACCGCCGGGTGCCGGTGGTCATCGGCGAGATCTCCGACCCCGCCGTCCACCGCGCCGCCCGGATCGCCCGCTGCCAGACGCTGATGGCGCTGACCAGCAACGACAGCGTCAATCTGGAGGCCGTGCTGTTCGCCCGGGAGCAGCGCCCGGACCTGCGGGTGGTGCTCCGGCTGTTCGACGACTCCTACGCCAGCACCGTCTACCGGGCGCTGCGGGCCTCCTACCCGCAGGCCCCGACCCGCAGCCGGAGCGTGTCCTACCTCGCCGCGCCGACCTTCGCCGCCGCCATGATGGGCCGTCAGGTCCTGGCCGCGATCCCGGTCGAGCGGCAGATGCTGCTGGTGGCGACGCTGACCGTGCGCGGCCGGGTCGCGCTGACCGAGCTGACGGTGGGTGAGTCGTTCCGCCCCGGCGGCTGGCGGGTGGTCGCGATCCAGGCCCCCGACGGCCGCCTGGACTGGAACCCGGCCCCGGAGCGGCTGATCGAGCCCGACGACCGGGTGATCGTGGTCGCCACCCGAGAGGGCCTGGGCCTGCTGCTCCAGCGGGACGCGGCCCGGCTCGCCCCGGTCCCCGCCCCGTTCCCGTTCCTGGGCGCCCCACAGCCGGGCGCGGCCCCACAGCCGCCGGCGCCTCCGCAGCCGCTGCCGGGTGCTCCGGAGCCGCCGCACTCCGGGCGTTTCCGGCGCGGTGGGCTGCCGGTGCCGCCACTGCCCCGGCTGCCCCGTGCCCAGCCGGACGCTCCCTACCCGCCGATCAACGAGCAGGAGCTGCACGCCGACTCGCGCCGGGTGGTGGCCCGGCAGCGCCGCGAGCGCGAGGAGGTGCGGCCGGGCGGTCAGCCGGAAGCCCCTCAGTCGGAGGCAGTCCCTCAGTCGGAGGCAGTCCCTCAGCCGGAGGAGCCGACCAGGTAG
- a CDS encoding SDR family oxidoreductase produces MGTHLITGAGSGIGAAVAARLAERGEELWFLVRDAKRAAQLKAQFPGSNTLIGDLSAPDRLSWALGQQAQPVELDSLLHIAGVVQLGTVGDLTTKVWNETLAVNLIAPAELTRLFLPTLRVSRGHVVFVNSGAGLTASAEWGVYAASKFGLRGLADSLRAEEHGNGVRVTTVYPGRTATAMQQRVRSQEGLPYDADAYIAPESIATTVLTALDLPRDAEITELTVRPGR; encoded by the coding sequence ATGGGTACACATCTGATCACCGGAGCAGGCTCAGGCATCGGCGCAGCGGTCGCCGCGCGACTGGCGGAACGCGGCGAGGAACTGTGGTTCCTGGTCCGCGACGCCAAGCGGGCGGCGCAGCTCAAGGCGCAGTTCCCGGGCAGCAACACGCTCATCGGCGACCTCTCCGCGCCGGACCGGCTCTCCTGGGCACTGGGCCAGCAGGCCCAGCCGGTCGAGCTGGACTCGCTGCTGCACATCGCCGGGGTGGTCCAGCTGGGCACCGTCGGCGATCTCACCACCAAGGTCTGGAACGAGACCCTCGCCGTCAACCTGATCGCCCCGGCCGAACTCACCCGGCTGTTCCTGCCGACGCTGCGGGTCTCCCGAGGCCACGTGGTCTTCGTCAACTCCGGTGCCGGGCTGACCGCGAGCGCCGAGTGGGGGGTCTACGCGGCGTCCAAGTTCGGCCTGCGCGGGCTGGCCGACTCGCTGCGCGCCGAGGAGCACGGCAACGGGGTCCGGGTGACCACCGTCTACCCGGGGCGGACCGCCACCGCGATGCAGCAGCGGGTCCGCTCCCAGGAGGGCCTGCCCTACGACGCCGACGCCTACATCGCCCCGGAGTCGATCGCCACCACCGTCCTGACCGCCCTGGACCTGCCGCGCGACGCCGAGATCACCGAGCTGACGGTCCGTCCGGGCCGCTGA
- a CDS encoding ABC transporter permease, whose protein sequence is MTKVLSIRSTRGTWDGGRPAASSAVRRRPAGAGPLRQRHRPRQPAALRRPRRTLRARPAAADRRAGRGTAVGRGAGPALIGLGTALGALARSQGELSAAYDIGGMLLSSLGGALVPLSALPPWVRTIAPASPGYWAMSSLHAALRGDAARTLTGCAVLLGFGLAFGLLAALRLRRGSGRSARL, encoded by the coding sequence ATGACGAAGGTGCTCAGCATCCGTTCCACCCGGGGGACCTGGGACGGCGGCAGGCCGGCCGCCAGCAGCGCCGTTCGGCGTCGCCCCGCAGGAGCCGGCCCTCTACGTCAGCGCCACCGTCCGCGACAACCTGCTGCTCTTCGCCGCCCTCGGCGGACTCTCCGGGCGCGACCAGCGGCGGCGGACCGCCGCGCTGGCCGAGGAACTGCAGTTGGGCGAGGTGCTGGACCGGCGCTGATCGGCCTGGGCACCGCCCTCGGGGCGCTGGCCCGCAGCCAGGGCGAGCTCTCCGCCGCCTACGACATCGGCGGGATGCTGCTCAGCAGTCTGGGCGGCGCGCTGGTGCCGCTGTCCGCGCTGCCGCCCTGGGTGCGGACGATCGCCCCGGCCTCCCCCGGCTACTGGGCGATGAGCTCCCTCCACGCCGCACTGCGGGGCGATGCCGCCCGCACCCTGACCGGCTGCGCCGTCCTCCTCGGCTTCGGCCTGGCCTTCGGCCTCCTCGCCGCCCTCCGTCTCCGCCGCGGCAGCGGCCGCTCCGCCCGACTGTGA
- a CDS encoding methionine synthase produces MTAESTFPQLDGVGATGIGSMPGTDAREAAKTVTGSLDALPHLVELPARGPGADMIGRSLGLLVELFARVEPSGWRFGDRPGRDTRRARSWLGEDLDALEEFTQGRTGPLKIQAVGPWTLAAGVELQRGEKALADPGAVRDIAGSLAEGLRLHLAELRRRVPGAPLLLQLDEPSLPAVLAGRVPTASGWQRLRAVDRQVAEETLRSLIGALDVPVAVHCCAPDVPLALLRRAGAAAVAVDAALLTERDDDAIGEAVEDGLVLLAGVVPSVGPALSDPAGSVGVVRTLWRRLGLDPALLARHVVVTPSCGLAGATPSYARLALSHSVTAAQSLTDNPE; encoded by the coding sequence GTGACCGCTGAGAGTACGTTTCCGCAGTTGGACGGTGTCGGGGCGACCGGCATCGGCTCCATGCCCGGCACCGACGCGCGCGAGGCCGCGAAGACCGTCACCGGTTCCCTCGACGCCCTGCCGCACCTCGTCGAACTGCCGGCCCGGGGGCCCGGCGCGGACATGATCGGCCGCAGCCTGGGGCTGCTGGTCGAGCTGTTCGCCCGGGTCGAGCCCTCCGGCTGGCGCTTCGGCGACCGTCCTGGCCGGGACACCCGCCGGGCCCGCTCCTGGCTCGGCGAGGACCTGGACGCGCTGGAGGAGTTCACCCAGGGCCGGACCGGCCCGCTCAAGATCCAGGCCGTCGGGCCGTGGACGCTGGCCGCCGGCGTCGAACTGCAGCGGGGCGAGAAGGCGCTGGCCGACCCGGGCGCGGTCCGCGACATCGCCGGATCGCTGGCCGAGGGGCTCCGGCTGCACCTCGCCGAGCTGCGCCGGCGGGTGCCCGGCGCACCGCTGCTGCTCCAGCTCGACGAGCCCTCGCTGCCGGCCGTGCTGGCGGGCCGGGTGCCGACCGCCAGCGGCTGGCAGCGGCTGCGCGCGGTCGACCGGCAGGTCGCCGAGGAGACGCTGCGGAGCCTGATCGGTGCGCTCGACGTGCCGGTGGCGGTGCACTGCTGCGCCCCGGACGTCCCGCTGGCGCTGCTGCGCCGGGCCGGGGCGGCGGCGGTCGCGGTGGACGCGGCACTGCTGACGGAGCGTGACGACGATGCCATCGGCGAGGCGGTGGAGGACGGCCTGGTACTGCTCGCCGGTGTCGTGCCGTCGGTCGGACCGGCGTTGTCGGACCCGGCCGGTAGTGTCGGCGTTGTCAGGACGTTGTGGCGCAGGCTGGGGCTCGACCCGGCGCTGCTGGCCCGGCACGTCGTGGTGACTCCGAGCTGCGGTCTGGCCGGGGCCACCCCGTCCTATGCCCGGCTCGCACTGTCACACAGCGTCACGGCGGCGCAGAGCCTGACGGACAATCCGGAGTAG